CCAGTGATGCCGCCAGGGACTGCCCGAGGGCGTGCAGTCGCGCCTTGGACGCCCCGTACGCCGGGACGTCAGGCTCACCGCGGTACGCGCCCCGGGAGCCGACGTTCACGATCGCACCCCGGCGTACGCCGTCCGCGGGCGCCTTGTCGAGCATCTGCCGGGCCACGCACCAGGTCACATGGGCGGCGCCTTCGAGGTTGACGGCGAGCGTACGGCGCCAGGTCGCGACCCAGTCCTCGTACGACGTCTCCGGCAACGGGTGGCCGACCCGCCGGGAGCCCGCGACCGGTTCGTCGACGAACATGGCGGCATTGTTGACCAGGACATCGATCCGGCCCAGTACGGCGGCCGAATCTCCTACCAGGGCAGGGATCGCGGCCGGATCGCCGAGGTCCGCGGCGACCACCGCGTGGCCGTCGCCGGGCAGTCCGGCGCGGACCTGTTCGGCTCGCTCGACGGCGCCGCGGCAGTGCAGTACGACCCGGTCGCCGGCGGTCGCGAACGCGTACGCGGCCGCTGCTCCGACGCCTCTGGACGCACCGGTGATCAGTACTCCTCTGGACATGGTTCCTCCCTGGGCCGGTACGGGGCTGACTGCACGACATTGTGCCGGTGCCGCCACTTTGACGACGCCATGACATCACCAGGGTTGACAGTGACGTCATCATGACGTCATGATTGCGTCATGGAACTTGACCATTACCTCGAGTCGGTCCGGCGGAGCGTTGAGAACGCCACCGCCCTGGCCGACGAGCAAACTCGCTCCGTGGCTCAGCGCCTCGGGGCAACGCTGGATGACGCGGGCCGGCTGGCCCTCATCTCAGCCCTGTCCGACGCCGCCGGGGAGATCAGCCGTGAGCTGTCCCCGGGCTCGGTCGAACTTCGGATGGCCGGTGGCCGCCCGGAGTTCGTGGTCACGCCGGCGCCCAGCCAGCTGACCGGTCCGGACGAGACCGATGACGACATCGACGACGAGCCGGACACCGAGGCTGCCGAGCAGTTCGTACCGGGCGCCGACGAGCCGACCGCCCGGATCACGCTCCGGCTGCCGATGTCGATCAAGAACAAGGTGGACGAAGCCGCCAACGCCGAGGGCATCTCCTCGAACGCGTGGCTGATGCGCACCGTGATGACCGAGCTCAGCGACCGTCGCCGTGGCGGCGGCCCGCGCCCGCCGCGGCCACCGCGCCCGCCGCGCGGCCCGGTGTTCGGCCCGGAGGGCCCGCTGGGTCCGAACGGACCGCTCGGACCCGACGGCGTCTTCGGACCGAACGGCGTGTTCGGCCCGAACGGACCGTTCGGTGACGAGGGTGTCTTCGGCCCGGACCGTAACCGCTGGGAGCGGGACCGGCGCCGGGACGACCGCGACCGCCGCCGGGAGGACAAGGACCGCCGGCGCGAGGACAAGGACCAGCGCCGCCGGGGCGGGCACGGCCCGGGCCAGCGGGTGACGGGGTGGGCACAGTGAGCGGCTTCAGCACTCAGATCAACGACAACGAGAACGACCGGATCGAGCGGGTCCGGATCGAGATCGGCTCCGGCCAGATCGAGATCGTCGGCAACCCCGAAGGCACCGGCACCGCCGCGGCGATCGAGGTCGACAGCGGTCCGGAGGAGGACGTGATCGTCGAGGTCGTCGACGGTGAGCTGATCGTCGAAGGACCGCGGAACGTTCGCCGCGGGCCGGAGATCCAGGTCCGGATCGCCACCTCCGAGGTACTCGCGGCCCGGATCAAGACCGGATCGGGTGACATCGTCGTCGACGTACCGCTGGGTCCGGCCCGGCTGCACACCGGCTCCGGTGAGGTCCGGCTGGACCGGATCGAGGGTGATCTCGGCGTCAACACGGGCAGTGGTGACGTACGCGTCGGGCATGTTGCCGGCGTGGCGCGGGTGACCACCGGCTCCGGTTCGGTCGAGGTCGACGAGGCCGGGGACGCGCTCGGGCTGAGCACCGGCTCCGGTGACGTCAAGGTCGGCGACGCCGCCGGTCCGACCACCATCAAGGTCGGCTCGGGCGACATCACCGTCGAACGTATCCGCGACCACTCGGTTGCCACCTCCGGTTCCGGCGACGTCAAGGTCGAGCTCGCCGACGCACCGAGCGTCCAGGCCGAAACGGCCCGCGGCGACGTCCAGATCGGGGTACCGGACGGTCTCCCGACGTACCTGGACCTGAAGACGGTCACCGGCCGGATCCGGTGCGACCTGCAGCCGGGCCAGCAGCCCGCCGAGGGCGAGCGCGCCCTGATGCTGCGCGCCCGCACCGTCTCCGGCGACATCACCGTCGTCAAGGTCTGACCACACCCACCCACCACAGGTCCCGCCGCCGTACGCGGCGGGACGAAGGTCGGGGCTGGTGATCTCCCGCCTACTGCGCGGCACTCGGCACGGCACCTCGCCGCACGGGTGCAAAGGCCACGATGCGCCGCATCGAGACCTTCGCCCCCGCGCACCGAGGCACCGCACCGAGCACCTGCTCGCTACGGCGGGAGATCACCAGCCCCGACCTGGGCGAAGCACTGCCGAAACCACCATCAGCACGGGGACAAAGTGAGGGGAGCAGCATGATGATCAGCGAACAGCAGGAAGTTGCCCGGTACCGCGTTGCCGAGCAGTTGCGGGCCGCGGAGGCCCGGGCGCAGCGCTCCGGGGGGAAGCCGCGCAGCGGTCCGCGGAAGGGTCTGGCCGGGGCGTTGCGCCGGCTGGCCGACAAGCTGGAGCCGGTCCGGAGCACGTCGGAGTCTTTCAACCAGCCCCTGACCGGGTCGCAGCCCCGCCACCGCGGGACCGGGCTCTCCATCGTCCGATGAACGGCGTACCGCTGACCGGCGTACCGATTGCCGGCGTGCCGGTGACGGGTGGCCCGGCGTTGTACGCGCTGCTGGTGCGGCTCGGCCTGGTGAACCCGCGGACGGGCGGCAATCGGTAGTTCTGCAGCTTCCTGCAACGCCTGTGGATAACCGCCGGACGGACCCGCGCGCACTGCTAGCGTTCAGTCGATCATTCTCGGTCGACTTTTGGGGAGAGTAACCAACGATGTTGCGTCCGCTGGTGGCAACCACAGCCGTCACCGCCGCTCTGATCCTGGTCGCCGGCTGCGGCGGCAACGACAAGAAGGCCGACTCGCCGTCCGGTGACGGCAACGGCCAGTCCTCCGCTTCCCCGTCGCCGACCGCCCCGAGCCTCAAGACCTTCGACCCGCCGAAGACGTTCATGGTCGACAACGCGTTCCCGGTGCCCGCGGACAAGACGCTGGACACCTACGACACCGCCCGGAAGGGCATGGTCGGGCATGTCGCCCTGATCGGCCATCGGGCCGGAATCACCGGCCACGACGTCGCTGACCCGAGCAAGACCTGGATGATCAAGTCGACTGAGACGGCAACCACCTCGGTCGAGGACATGAGCCAGATAGTCGCGGTGAAGGTCGACGGCAAGGACGTCGCGCTGGTCGCCTACTCGCAGGTCGACAAGGGCAACGGAACCAAGAAGCCGCAGGGCGTGGTGGTGTTCCAGTGGATCGACGTATCGGCGGGGCAGAAGCTCGCCGAGGTGGCCACGCCGGTGAGCACCGTGGAAGGCACCGGTACCTATGCGGCCGGCTCACCGGGCCTGGGAAGTTTCCAGTACGACCCGGAGACCGGTCAGGTCGCCATCGGCGTGTCCGCCCGGGGGCTGCTGCTCGCGAAAACACAGAACGCGACCGTGTATGCCGACCCCAAGACGAAAAAGTCGACGGTCGTCCCTGGGGTCATTCCGGGAGCATTGCGCAACGGTGTGTTCGCTGGTTCGGCGGGTACGAACGGCGGGACCACCCCTGACAGCTCGATCGTGATCGTCGACGGTGCGAGCGGGAAGACTACCAAGAAGACGCCGGTGGGGCAGAGCTCCCTGGGCCCGCTGTCCGGTGGCATCAAGCACGGGTACTTCTACGGTTCGGTCTACTCGACGGCCAAGGGGACCGATGTCAGCACGCTTTACTCGGTCGACCTCGCGACCGGCGCGGTGGTGAAGACAGTGCCAGGGCTGTCCGCGCGCGACTCCGGTGGTTACGGCTGCACTTGGGATCAGGCAAGTGCGATCGTGTGCACCGCCAGCGCGGCCAGCGGCCCGAAGGAGATCTTCGGCTTCGACGACGACACGGGCAAGAAGGCGTGGGGTTACACCACCCTGTCCGGCGGACGGATCGTGCCCAACGTCACGGCCGCGTTCCACGGCATCCTGTACGCGCAGACCGAGGCGCAGCCGGTGCTGATGGATGCCAAAACCGGCGCGGACCTGCCGAGCGGGACTCCGTCGGGAGGCCCGAGCTCCACACCGTCGGACGGCAGTACCCCGACCGACGGTGCAACCCCGTCGAGCGGTGACACTCCGTCCGACAGCGGGTCGCCTTCGGAGGGCGGCAACGGTAAGGGCGATCTCGGTCTCTTCAACGGCAAAAGCGAGTCGCCGGAGGCAGTCTCGCCGTACGGCGGTATCTACGGTCAGTTGCCGTCCAACTCCAGCTACGGGGAGTACGAGCTGATCGCCATCTACCTGAAGCCGACCGCCTGACATGCTGAAGGCCCCGGGACTACTCCCGGGGCCTTTTGCGTACGGTCAGAGGTCGGAGCGGTGGAAGTTGCGGTACGAGCGTGACGGCGTCGGGCCGCGCTGACCCTGGTACCGGGAGCCGTACTTGGCCGAACCGTACGGGTGCTGGGCCGGCGAGGACAGCCGGAAGAAGCACAGCTGGCCGATCTTCATCCCGGGCCAGAGCTTGATCGGCAGGGTGGCGACGTTCGACAGCTCCAGCGTCACGTGCCCGGAGAAGCCGGGGTCGATGAAGCCGGCGGTCGAGTGCGTCAGCAGGCCCAGCCGGCCGAGTGACGACTTGCCTTCGAGCCGGGCGGCGACGTCGTCGGGCAGGGTGATCAGCTCGTACGTCGAGCCGAGCACGAACTCGCCGGGGTGCAGGATGAACGGCTCCTCGCCGTCCGGTTCCACCAGCCGGGTCAGATCCGGCTGTTCCTCGGCGGGGTCGATATGCGGGTACTTGTGGTTCTCGAACACCCGGAAGAAGCGGTCCAGCCGTACGTCGACGCTCGACGGCTGCACCATCGCAGCATCGAACGGCTCCAGCTGGACCCGCTTCGCGTCGAGCTCGGCCAGGATGTCACGGTCGGAGAGCAGCACGGTCGCACGTTAGCAGCGCGCCGCCCGTCCGCCCAGTCGCGTCCGGTCCATTTGCGTGGTTCACCCCTCAAACGCACCGTTCGCCCCTCGCAGGCGAGAGGCGAACGGGTAACCGCGGACGTTCACCGCTGAAATGGCCCAGGCGGTGGTGGGAGTCCGGAGCCCTCAGCTCTCCGGCGATCCGCACCGCAGGCCGGCCGTACCGGAACCTGGGCCTGAGGCAACTACTTCAGTCGGCCAGCTTGTTGAACTTCGACACCTGGGTGGCGAAGGTCTTCACCTGCGTCGGGGACCAGTCCTTGAGCAGGTCCTCGATCACCTTGTGGCGCTTCTTCCGGGCCGCCGTCAGCTTCCGCTTGCCGGCCGCCGTCAGGGTCAGCAGCGTCGCGCGCGCGTCCGACTTGTCGGCCGCCCGCTTCAGCAGGCCCTCCTCCTCCAGCCGCGCGCAGGCCCGGCTGACTGGTCCCTTGTCCACCTCGAGCGCAGCCACCAGGTCGGCCATCCGTA
The genomic region above belongs to Kribbella solani and contains:
- a CDS encoding DUF4097 family beta strand repeat-containing protein: MSGFSTQINDNENDRIERVRIEIGSGQIEIVGNPEGTGTAAAIEVDSGPEEDVIVEVVDGELIVEGPRNVRRGPEIQVRIATSEVLAARIKTGSGDIVVDVPLGPARLHTGSGEVRLDRIEGDLGVNTGSGDVRVGHVAGVARVTTGSGSVEVDEAGDALGLSTGSGDVKVGDAAGPTTIKVGSGDITVERIRDHSVATSGSGDVKVELADAPSVQAETARGDVQIGVPDGLPTYLDLKTVTGRIRCDLQPGQQPAEGERALMLRARTVSGDITVVKV
- a CDS encoding SDR family NAD(P)-dependent oxidoreductase, which translates into the protein MSRGVLITGASRGVGAAAAYAFATAGDRVVLHCRGAVERAEQVRAGLPGDGHAVVAADLGDPAAIPALVGDSAAVLGRIDVLVNNAAMFVDEPVAGSRRVGHPLPETSYEDWVATWRRTLAVNLEGAAHVTWCVARQMLDKAPADGVRRGAIVNVGSRGAYRGEPDVPAYGASKARLHALGQSLAASLAPHDISVTSIAPGFIATDMTEAFLTGPGGDAIRAQSPFGRVATAEEVGQAIHWLASAEANWASGAVLDYNGASYLH
- a CDS encoding MarR family winged helix-turn-helix transcriptional regulator, which encodes MATDTTDAVDNLEKELVTLARRLRGLQRTLSDEAHPDLEPAQYALLNHVEELAPVRMADLVAALEVDKGPVSRACARLEEEGLLKRAADKSDARATLLTLTAAGKRKLTAARKKRHKVIEDLLKDWSPTQVKTFATQVSKFNKLAD
- the dcd gene encoding dCTP deaminase encodes the protein MLLSDRDILAELDAKRVQLEPFDAAMVQPSSVDVRLDRFFRVFENHKYPHIDPAEEQPDLTRLVEPDGEEPFILHPGEFVLGSTYELITLPDDVAARLEGKSSLGRLGLLTHSTAGFIDPGFSGHVTLELSNVATLPIKLWPGMKIGQLCFFRLSSPAQHPYGSAKYGSRYQGQRGPTPSRSYRNFHRSDL